The following proteins are co-located in the Rippkaea orientalis PCC 8801 genome:
- the cobU gene encoding bifunctional adenosylcobinamide kinase/adenosylcobinamide-phosphate guanylyltransferase: protein MTQLIPSTRQLILVTGATRSGKSQWAETLAQKLNKPVIYVATALENPDDPEWQSRIAQHQKRRPPDWETHCIPYDLSAILDSIKSPHCLLIDSLGTWVANSLEQDNDTWKEITDQLLENLQKTPLDIIMVAEETGWGVVPAYPLGRTFRDRLGSLIRQIGAIANPVYLVTGGHALNLSLIGELLP, encoded by the coding sequence ATGACTCAATTAATACCATCAACACGACAACTGATTTTAGTAACCGGGGCAACCCGTTCGGGTAAAAGTCAGTGGGCTGAAACTTTAGCCCAAAAATTGAACAAACCCGTCATTTATGTAGCAACTGCCCTAGAAAACCCCGATGATCCTGAATGGCAGTCCAGAATTGCCCAACACCAAAAGCGTCGTCCTCCTGACTGGGAAACCCACTGTATTCCCTATGATCTATCCGCTATTCTAGACAGCATCAAGTCGCCCCATTGCCTCTTGATAGACTCCTTGGGAACGTGGGTAGCTAACAGTTTAGAACAAGATAATGATACTTGGAAGGAAATCACCGATCAATTGCTCGAAAACCTACAAAAAACGCCCTTAGATATCATTATGGTAGCAGAAGAAACTGGATGGGGCGTGGTTCCTGCCTATCCCTTGGGACGAACCTTCCGCGATCGCCTAGGAAGCCTTATTCGACAAATTGGGGCGATCGCTAACCCCGTCTATCTCGTTACAGGAGGACACGCCCTTAATCTTAGCCTAATCGGAGAGCTCCTACCTTGA
- the fmt gene encoding methionyl-tRNA formyltransferase: protein MKIIFLGTPQFAIPTLQKLLDHPDFDVIGVVTQPDKRRGRGNQLIPSPIKKIALEHGLTVWQPKNLKKARTTLSQLKEAQADAFVVVAYGQLLSSEILAMPKLGCINVHGSILPQYRGAAPIQWSIYHGDKETGITTMLMDEGMDTGAMLIKAYTPIHLLDNAHELAEKLAEQGADLLIETLQKLKLGDITATAQDNDQATYAPLIEKSDYVVDWTKSAIAIHNQIRAFYPNCVATFRNQSLKIMATIPLGDTYWEQLPEEFQKLQQQTTMLANIKGKTGEVVSIIKNFGAVIQTGEGLLLLKEVQLSGKRQQSGWDFVNGTRLEVGEIITS, encoded by the coding sequence ATGAAGATTATTTTTTTGGGAACTCCTCAATTTGCTATTCCTACCTTACAAAAATTATTAGATCATCCTGATTTTGACGTGATAGGTGTTGTTACTCAACCCGACAAACGACGGGGAAGAGGTAATCAATTAATCCCCTCCCCTATCAAAAAAATTGCCCTAGAACACGGGTTAACTGTCTGGCAGCCGAAAAACCTCAAAAAAGCAAGAACAACCCTCTCACAGCTTAAGGAAGCCCAAGCAGATGCTTTTGTTGTTGTTGCCTACGGTCAACTACTTTCTTCTGAGATTTTAGCCATGCCTAAACTCGGTTGTATTAACGTTCATGGTTCAATTTTACCCCAATATCGGGGGGCTGCGCCGATTCAATGGAGTATTTATCACGGAGACAAAGAAACAGGTATTACTACTATGTTAATGGATGAGGGCATGGACACAGGAGCCATGTTAATCAAAGCTTATACTCCTATTCACTTATTAGATAATGCCCATGAACTTGCAGAAAAGTTAGCTGAACAAGGGGCAGACTTATTAATAGAAACCTTACAAAAACTGAAATTAGGAGATATTACAGCAACGGCTCAAGATAATGACCAAGCAACCTATGCTCCTTTAATTGAAAAATCGGATTATGTTGTTGATTGGACAAAATCTGCGATCGCTATTCATAATCAAATCCGTGCGTTTTATCCTAATTGTGTGGCAACTTTTCGTAATCAATCTCTAAAAATCATGGCAACTATTCCCCTAGGAGATACTTATTGGGAACAGTTACCCGAAGAGTTTCAAAAGCTACAACAACAAACAACAATGTTAGCTAATATTAAAGGAAAAACTGGAGAAGTGGTTAGTATTATTAAAAATTTTGGTGCAGTTATTCAAACAGGAGAGGGACTATTATTATTAAAAGAAGTGCAGTTATCAGGCAAACGTCAACAGTCGGGTTGGGATTTTGTTAACGGGACTCGTTTAGAAGTAGGAGAAATAATAACGTCATGA